A single genomic interval of Salmo trutta chromosome 13, fSalTru1.1, whole genome shotgun sequence harbors:
- the aamdc gene encoding mth938 domain-containing protein — MSSPEIASLSWGHMKVKGCSSSYKDCKVWPGGSRAWDWRETGTDHHPGVQPADLEEVLQKGVATLVIGRGMSEALQVPSSTVDFVRQRGVELIVLQTEKAITEYNNLVGQGAKVGGIFHSTC, encoded by the exons ATGTCGTCGCCAGAGATCGCTTCTCTGTCCTGGGGACATATGAAGGTGAAGGGCTGCTCTTCTTCCTATAAGGACTGTAAGGTGTGGCCCGGGGGTAGCCGCGCAtgggactggagagagactgggacgGAT CATCACCCTGGAGTGCAGCCTGCAGATCTGGAGGAGGTGCTTCAGAAGGGCGTGGCGACTCTGGTCATCGGGCGGGGCATGAGTGAGGCGCTGCAG GTCCCGTCCTCAACTGTGGACTTcgtgagacagagaggagtggagcTGATAGTGCTGCAGACAGAGAAGGCCATCACAGAATACAACAACCTTGTTGGCCAGGGAGCCAAGGTGGGTGGCATCTTCCACTCTACCTGCTGA
- the LOC115206226 gene encoding pannexin-1, with protein sequence MAIAHVATEYVFSDFLLKEPGQARYRAVRTELAMDKMVTCVAVGLPLLLISLAFAQEVSVGVQISCFPPANFSWRQAMYVDSYCWAALHTHTLPLWLHKFFPYILLLVAVIMYSPAVFWRFSASPLLQSDLSFIIEELDRCYNRAVTLAKRMATAGEHTDSGASDPTEGCFMYPVVEQYLLTKRRSVVVLWRYLLCRGLNLLTLLLACVYLGYYLRLASLTDQFGCSLRTGLLANDTSIPDQLQCKLVAVGVFTLLSFVNLLVYAMLVPVVIYSALRPFFQSHTHFLKSYQSLPTISVLPLPQGQWDDLTLYFLFLEENLSELKSYKYMKVLELLRRRGVCEGEDFDAMGLLQMLCLVKTDVTDGKRSTAATFNASDKTTNANASLNAKANDNPIAKVNHIANANPAAGEASSKAPAPSPASPDSCQSQTSATEMTEFSALLPGNSAMTGGRRSDEGAVRQRII encoded by the exons ATGGCTATCGCCCACGTCGCTACAGAGTATGTGTTCAGCGATTTCCTCCTGAAGGAGCCGGGTCAGGCAAGGTACCGCGCCGTGCGCACTGAGCTAGCCATGGACAAGATGGTGACATGCGTGGCGGTGGGACTCCCTCTCCTCCTTATCTCTCTAGCCTTCGCCCAGGAGGTCTCTGTGG gtGTTCAGATCAGCTGTTTCCCTCCAGCTAACTTTTCCTGGCGTCAGGCCATGTATGTAGACTCCTACTGCTGGGcagccctacacactcacacactacccTTATGGCTacacaag TTCTTCCCCTATATCCTGCTGTTGGTAGCAGTAATTATGTATAGTCCAGCGGTGTTCTGGcgtttctctgcctctcctctgcttCAGTCAGACCTTAGCTTCATCATAGAAGAGCTCGACCGCTGCTACAATCGTGCTGTAACTCTGGCAAAACGCATGGCCACTGCTGGGGAACACACAGACAG tgGTGCGTCCGACCCTACTGAGGGCTGTTTCATGTACCCGGTGGTGGAGCAGTATCTGCTGACCAAGAGGAGGAGTGTCGTGGTGTTGTGGCGCTACCTGCTGTGTCGAGGCCTCAACCTGCTCACCTTGCTTCTGGCCTGTGTCTACCTGGGCTACTACCTCCGCCTCGCCTCCCTCACTGACCAG TTCGGCTGTTCCCTGCGCACCGGACTCCTGGCCAATGACACCTCAATCCCCGACCAATTACAGTGCAAGCTGGTCGCCGTGGGAGTATTTACTTTGCTAAG CTTTGTTAACCTGCTGGTGTACGCCATGCTGGTTCCCGTGGTGATATACTCCGCTCTGCGCCCCTTCTTTCAATCACACACCCATTTCCTGAAGTCCTACCAATCACTGCCCACCATCAGTGTTCTGCCCCTCCCGCAGGGCCAATGGGATGACCTGACGCTCTACTTCCTCTTCCTGGAAGAAAACCTCAGCGAGCTCAAGTCCTACAAGTAcatgaag GTGTTGGAGTTGTtgaggaggaggggtgtgtgtgagggggaggaCTTTGACGCCATGGGACTGCTTCAGATGCTATGTCTGGTGAAGACTGATGTCACGGACGGAAAGAGGAGCACCGCAGCTACCTTCAATGCTAGTGACAAAACCACCAATGCAAATGCTAGCCTTAATGCTAAAGCTAATGATAACCCTATTGCTAAAGTTAACCATATTGCTAATGCTAACCCTGCCGCTGGGGAGGCTAGTAGCAaggccccagcccccagcccagcTTCCCCAGACTCATGCCAAAGCCAGACCAGTGCCACTGAAATGACAG AATTCTCTGCTCTGTTGCCAGGCAACAGTGCAATGACAGGCGGAAGGCGGAGTGACGAGGGGGCGGTCCGACAGCGAATTATCTGA